The sequence below is a genomic window from Microbacterium sp. SORGH_AS_0888.
GCTCGCGGCCTTGTTGCCGTGCTTGACGACCGGGACGCCGGCGGACGCGGCCACGATGGCCGACATCGACGAGATGTTGACGGTCCCGAAGCGGTCGCCACCGGTTCCCACGATGTCGAGCACGTCCGCCGTGACCGGCAGCGGCAGCGCCGCCTCGAGGATCGCGTCGCGGAAGCCGACGATCTCGTCGACGGTCTCCCCCTTCGCGCGCAGGGCCACCAGGAAGCCGGCCAGCTGGGAGGGCGTCGCGTCGCCCGCCATGACCTGACGCATCGCCCACGTCGACGCCGACACGCTGAGGTCGTCTCCGCCCAGCAGATCGGTGAGAATCGACGGCCAGCTGTGCAGATCCACCATGAGCACGATCCTATCGATCCGGCCCTCACGGGCGCTCCGCAGACCTCGCACGGTTCCCGGATGCAAGAAGCACAGGCAACTATCAGCCATAATGAATGTGTGACGAGCCCAGCGACGTATCCCCAAGCCATGCGCACGGTGAAGCGACCGGATCCGGTCGCGGTCGGCACGATCGTCTGGCTCGGCAGTGAAGTCATGTTCTTCGCCGGCCTGTTCGCGATCTACTTCACGCTGCGCAGCACCTCGCCGGAGTTGTGGGCCGAGCAGTCGGCCAAGCTCAACGTGCCGTTCGCGACGGTGAACACGATCATCCTCGTGCTCTCGAGCATCACCTGCCAGATGGGTGTGTTCGCCGCCGAGCGCTTCCAGCCGTACCGCACCGGGCGCAGCCCGCTGAAGTGGGGCATGACCGGCTGGTTCTTCCTCACCTTCGCTCTCGGAGCCGTCTTCGTCACCGGCCAGGTCTGGGAGTACGCCTCGCTCGTCGCCGAGGGCATGCCCATCAGCGCGAACTCGTACGCCTCCGCGTTCTACCTGACCACCGGCTTCCACGCCCTCCACGTCACGGGCGGACTCGTCGCCTTCACCCTCGTCATCGGGCGCGCCTTCGCGGTCAAGAACTTCGGCCGCAAGGAGATGACGACCTCGATCGTGGTGTCGTACTACTGGCACTTCGTCGACGTCGTCTGGATCGCCCTGTTCCTCGTCATCTACTTCCTGCGTTAGGACCGGATTCCCCATGGCACGTCATTCCTCGCGTACGCGATCCGGTCGCCGCAGCCCGCTCGCCGCCGCCGCCCTCATCGGCATCGGTCTGCTCATCACGGGCGGCATCTACGCCGGCGCCACGGCCGCGATGGCCGCGACCAACGAGACCCCGACCGCCTCGACCCTCACGGTCGAGGACGGCCAGAAGCTCTTCCAGGCCAACTGCGCCACCTGTCACGGCCTCGACCTCCAGGGAACCCAGAACGGCCCCTCGCTGTATGGCGTCGGCGAGCTCTCGGTCCACTTCCAGGTCTCGACCGGCCGGATGCCGCTGCAGGCCCAGTCGCCGCAGGCCCCGCAGAAGCCGGTCCAGTTCACGGACGACCAGATCCAGGCCATCGCCGCCTACGTCCAGTCCGTGGCCCCCGGCCCGACCTACCCGGACGCCGAGATCACCGACGGCAAGGGCGATGTGGCCGCGGGCGCCGAGCTCTTCCGCATCAACTGCGCCATGTGCCACAACGTCGCCGGCGCGGGCGGTGCGCTCACGGAGGGCAAGTACGCCCCGAACCTGCACACCACGACGGCGCTGAACATGTACGCCGCCATGGTCACGGGCCCGCAGAACATGCCGGTGTTCAACAACATGAACCTGACGCCGGAGGACAAGCGCGACATCATCTCGGCGCTGCTGTGGATGCAGCAGAACGAGTCGCCCGGCGGGTACTCGCTCGGCTCCCTGGGTCCCGTGTCGGAGGGCCTGTTCATCTGGATCTTCGGTATCGGAACGCTGATCGCCATCACGGTGTGGATCACCGCGAAGTCGAACTGACCGATACCCGACGCACGTAACGGAACGCACGAGGAGCACCATGGCACACGAGGAAGACGCGCTGCAGCACGACAGGGCTTCCTGGAAGCCGTCCAGCGGTCTTGCCGTGTCGACGCCCGACCCGGTGCAAGGCCCCGGCCTTCCCCCGCACCGTGAGCGGATGACCGACAAGGATCCGGCCATCATGGCGCGGGCGGTGCGCACCGTCTACACGCTGTTCTACCTCTCGGTCGCGGGCTCCATCTGGGCCGTCGTCGCCTACATGGTCTTCCCGATCGAGGACGGCCAGCTGGTCTCGATCCACCACAACAACATGTTCGTGGGGCTCGGGATCGCCTTCGCGCTCCTCGCGATCGGCATCGGCGCGATCCACTGGTCGAAGGCGATCATGGCCGACAAGGAGCACATCGAGCCCCGTCACGCCACGCGCGGCCGCGACACGACCCGCGAGGGTGCCGTCGCCGCGTTCGCCGCCGCGAACGAGGAGTCCGGCTTCGGACGGCGCACGATGATCCGCAACTCGCTGTTCGCCGCCGTCCTCGCCTCCGTCGTCCCCGGCGTCGTCCTCTTCCGCGGGCTCGCGCCGCAGGACGAGAACCCCGTCGAGCTGCTCAGCCACACCATGTGGAAGCAGGGGATGCGGCTCGCCCACGACCCGAGCGGCCGCCCGATCAAGGCGTCCGAGGTCACGCTCGGATCCGCCTTCCACGTCATCCCGGAGGAGCTCTCGAAGCTCTCGCACGACGAGGGCTACCTCGATCAGAAGGCCAAGGCCATCGTCCTGCTGATGCGCCTCCCGGAGGAGCAGCTCATCGAGGCGGAGGACCGCAAGTCGTGGTCCTACGACGGGATCGTCGCCTACTCGAAGGTCTGCACGCACGTCGGCTGCCCCGTCGCACTGTACGAGCAGCTCACCCACCACCTGCTGTGCCCCTGCCACCAGTCGCAGTTCGACGTGGCCGACGGCGCCAAGGTCATCTTCGGCCCGGCCGCACGGCCGCTGCCGCAGCTGCCCATCACGGTCGACTCCGAGGGCTACCTCGTGGCCCGGAGCGACTTCACCGAACCCGTCGGCCCGAGCTTCTGGGAGCGTCATTGAGCACCGCCACCGTCACCTCCGAGCCCCGGGCTGCCGCCAAGGAAAAGCCTCTGGGCGGTCGGTTCGTCGGCGCTGCGGCGAACTACATCGATGAGCGCACGAGCGTCTCCGGTCTCGTCAAGGAGCTCGGCCGCAAGATCTTCCCCGACCACTGGTCGTTCATGCTCGGCGAGATCGCTCTGTGGAGCTTCGTGGTCGTGCTCCTGTCGGGCACCTTCCTGACGTTCTTCTTCCAGGCGTCGATGGTCGAGACCCACTACAACGGCTCGTACCCGCTCATGCGCGGTGTCGCGATGTCGGCCGCGCTCGACTCGACGCTGCACATCTCGTTCGACCTGCGTGGCGGCCTGCTCGTCCGTCAGATCCACCACTGGGCGGCGCTGACGTTCGTCGCCGGCATCGGCGTGCACATGCTGCGCGTCTTCTTCACCGGCGCGTTCCGCAAGCCGCGAGAGCTCAACTGGGTCATCGGCTTCGTGCTGTTCGTGCTGGCGATGGGCGAGGGCTTCACCGGATACTCGCTGCCCGACGACCTTCTCTCCGGCAACGGTCTGCGCATCATCGACGGCATGATCAAGGGCATCCCCCTGATCGGAACGTGGACCTCGTTCCTGCTGTTCGGCGGGGAGTTCCCCGGGCACTCCATCGTGGGCCGCCTGTACACGCTGCACATCCTGCTGCTGCCCGCGATCCTGGTCGCCCTGCTGGCGCTGCACCTCGTGCTCATGATCATCAACAAGCACACCCAGTTCGCCGGGCCCGCCCGCACGAACAGCAACGTGGTGGGCTACCCGATGCTGCCGGTGTACGCCTCCAAGATGGGCGGGTTCTTCTTCATCACCTTCGGCGTGATCGTCCTGATCGCCTCGCTCGTGACGATCAACCCGATCTGGAACTACGGCCCGTACGACCCCTCCCCCGTGTCCGCCGGCACCCAGCCGGACTGGTACATCGGGTTCGCCGACGGTGCTCTCCGCCTCGTCCCGCCGCACCTGGAGTCGGTCTTCTGGGACCACACCTGGTCGTGGAACATCATCCTGCCCCTCGGCGTGCTGGTGCTCTTCATCCTGCTCGTCGCCGTCTACCCCTTCATCGAGGCGTGGATCACCGGCGACAAGCGCGAGCACCACATCGCCCAGCGCCCGCGCAACGCGGCGACCCGCACGGCCATCGGCGCCGCGGGCGTCACGTTCTACGCGGTCCTGTGGGCGGCGGCCTCGTCGGACATCATCGCCACCCACTTCATGCTGTCGATGGAGGGTGTCATCCACTTCCTCCAGATCTCGCTCATCCTGGGGCCGGTGCTCTCCTACTTCGTGACGAAGCGCATCTGCATCGCCCTGCAGAAGAAGGACCGTGAGATCGCCCTGCACGGCTACGAGTCGGGCCGCATCGTCCGCCTTCCGGGTGGCGAGTACATCGAGGTGCACCAGCCCGTCGACGAGTACGAGCGCTGGAAGCTCGTGGACTACGAGACGAACGAGCCGCTCGTCGTGCGCCCGAACGCGCAGGGGCGAATCCCGTGGCACGAGAACTTCCGTTCCTCGCTGTCGCGCTGGTTCTTCGAGGACCGGCTGACCCCGCTCACCCAGGCCGAGATCGACGAGGCCGTGGCGCACCAGCACCACACGCTGGATCACATGGATGCCGAGGAGTCGGCCGAGATCTCCGCAGCCGAGCAGCGTGCGATCGAGGACGGCGAGCCCGTCAACGAGGTGGGTGGACGCATCGCGGCCGACTTCCCCTCGCCCGCGCCGTTGGACGAGGTCAACAAGCCCAAGGACGACGGCTCGCCGTCGGCCTGATCCCCTCCTCGAAGCGGGGCGGCATCCTCCGGGACGCCGCCCCGCTTCGTCGTCTGCCCGCCTGTAACACTCCCGTGACAGCGGCCGGATAGCGTGATCACGTGCGTTTCATCATCATCGGAGCAGGCATCGGCGGCACGAGCGCGGGCATCGCGCTCCAGCGACTCGGACACGAGGTCGTCATCTACGACCAGATCCGCGAGAACAAGCCCGTCGGCGCCGCTCTCTCGTTATGGCCCAACGGCGTCAAGGTGCTCAACTGGCTCGGCCTGCGCGACGAGGTCGCCGAGCTCGGCGGCCGCATGGAGACGATGGCCTACACCGACGGTCACACGGGCGAGACGCTCTGCCGCTTCAGCCTCGAGCCGGTGACCACCCAGACCGGTCAGCGCCCCTACCCCGTCGCCCGTGCCGACCTCCAGGCGCTGCTGATGGAACGCTTCGGGCTCGACGACATCCGTCTCGGGATGCGTGTCGTCGCCGTCGACCAGGACGACGAGAGCGTGCGTGTCACCTTCGAGAACGGCGAGACGGACACCGGCGACGTCCTGATCGGCGCCGACGGCGCACGGTCGCTCACGCGCGCGCACGTGCTCGGCCAGCAGGTCGAGCGCACCTACTCGGGGTACACCAACTTCAACGGTCTCGTGCCGATCGACGAACGCGTCGGCCCCGCCGACCAGTGGACGACCTACGTCGCGGACGGCAAGCGCGTGTCCGTCATGCCCGTCGCGGGCGGTCGGTTCTACTTCTTCTTCGACGTGCCGCAGCCGGCCGGACTCCCCTACGACCGCGCCGACGGAGCCGCTCCGCTGCGCGAGGCGTTCGCGGGCTGGACGGAGGGCGTGCAGCGCCTCCTCGACGCGATCGACCCGAAGACCTCGCTGAACCGCGTCGAGATCTGGGACCTCGATCCCCTCGACACATGGGTGCGCGGCCGCGTAGCCATCCTG
It includes:
- a CDS encoding heme-copper oxidase subunit III; protein product: MRTVKRPDPVAVGTIVWLGSEVMFFAGLFAIYFTLRSTSPELWAEQSAKLNVPFATVNTIILVLSSITCQMGVFAAERFQPYRTGRSPLKWGMTGWFFLTFALGAVFVTGQVWEYASLVAEGMPISANSYASAFYLTTGFHALHVTGGLVAFTLVIGRAFAVKNFGRKEMTTSIVVSYYWHFVDVVWIALFLVIYFLR
- a CDS encoding c-type cytochrome gives rise to the protein MARHSSRTRSGRRSPLAAAALIGIGLLITGGIYAGATAAMAATNETPTASTLTVEDGQKLFQANCATCHGLDLQGTQNGPSLYGVGELSVHFQVSTGRMPLQAQSPQAPQKPVQFTDDQIQAIAAYVQSVAPGPTYPDAEITDGKGDVAAGAELFRINCAMCHNVAGAGGALTEGKYAPNLHTTTALNMYAAMVTGPQNMPVFNNMNLTPEDKRDIISALLWMQQNESPGGYSLGSLGPVSEGLFIWIFGIGTLIAITVWITAKSN
- a CDS encoding ubiquinol-cytochrome c reductase iron-sulfur subunit; its protein translation is MAHEEDALQHDRASWKPSSGLAVSTPDPVQGPGLPPHRERMTDKDPAIMARAVRTVYTLFYLSVAGSIWAVVAYMVFPIEDGQLVSIHHNNMFVGLGIAFALLAIGIGAIHWSKAIMADKEHIEPRHATRGRDTTREGAVAAFAAANEESGFGRRTMIRNSLFAAVLASVVPGVVLFRGLAPQDENPVELLSHTMWKQGMRLAHDPSGRPIKASEVTLGSAFHVIPEELSKLSHDEGYLDQKAKAIVLLMRLPEEQLIEAEDRKSWSYDGIVAYSKVCTHVGCPVALYEQLTHHLLCPCHQSQFDVADGAKVIFGPAARPLPQLPITVDSEGYLVARSDFTEPVGPSFWERH
- a CDS encoding cytochrome bc complex cytochrome b subunit, producing the protein MSTATVTSEPRAAAKEKPLGGRFVGAAANYIDERTSVSGLVKELGRKIFPDHWSFMLGEIALWSFVVVLLSGTFLTFFFQASMVETHYNGSYPLMRGVAMSAALDSTLHISFDLRGGLLVRQIHHWAALTFVAGIGVHMLRVFFTGAFRKPRELNWVIGFVLFVLAMGEGFTGYSLPDDLLSGNGLRIIDGMIKGIPLIGTWTSFLLFGGEFPGHSIVGRLYTLHILLLPAILVALLALHLVLMIINKHTQFAGPARTNSNVVGYPMLPVYASKMGGFFFITFGVIVLIASLVTINPIWNYGPYDPSPVSAGTQPDWYIGFADGALRLVPPHLESVFWDHTWSWNIILPLGVLVLFILLVAVYPFIEAWITGDKREHHIAQRPRNAATRTAIGAAGVTFYAVLWAAASSDIIATHFMLSMEGVIHFLQISLILGPVLSYFVTKRICIALQKKDREIALHGYESGRIVRLPGGEYIEVHQPVDEYERWKLVDYETNEPLVVRPNAQGRIPWHENFRSSLSRWFFEDRLTPLTQAEIDEAVAHQHHTLDHMDAEESAEISAAEQRAIEDGEPVNEVGGRIAADFPSPAPLDEVNKPKDDGSPSA
- the hpxO gene encoding FAD-dependent urate hydroxylase HpxO, whose amino-acid sequence is MRFIIIGAGIGGTSAGIALQRLGHEVVIYDQIRENKPVGAALSLWPNGVKVLNWLGLRDEVAELGGRMETMAYTDGHTGETLCRFSLEPVTTQTGQRPYPVARADLQALLMERFGLDDIRLGMRVVAVDQDDESVRVTFENGETDTGDVLIGADGARSLTRAHVLGQQVERTYSGYTNFNGLVPIDERVGPADQWTTYVADGKRVSVMPVAGGRFYFFFDVPQPAGLPYDRADGAAPLREAFAGWTEGVQRLLDAIDPKTSLNRVEIWDLDPLDTWVRGRVAILGDAAHNTAPDIGQGACSALEDSFVLGLTFALNDLGPEDALLRYQRARADRAGDLVLRARKRSHETHGFDPDVTAQWYEGLRHETGENVIRGIVGNIVDSPVNLGGGLLV